DNA from Chionomys nivalis chromosome 11, mChiNiv1.1, whole genome shotgun sequence:
gtctgttctctctttccaccttaaGGGTCCCAAGCATTAAACTTGGTCTTCAGTCTTAGCCTCAAGTCCCTGCGCTCACCAAGGCATCTTCCTGGTTCAGATGAGTTATTTAAACAGGTTTTTAAAACCATAATTATGTATAGCAATATcatatataaattaataacaCTATAGTAATATGATTTGATATAAAttcaaacaattttatttttagacagggtttcattatgttgccatagctggcctggaacttgctatctaagatacagagatctgcttccctctgctttctgagtgccaggattaaaggtctACACCACCATGGCTAGTTtgacattattttaaacaaaagtggGAGGGGGGTTCAGGTTAGAAAACCTCTCTTTTCcagaacattattttttaattcactttttCTAAATGTGTCAATGTGACAAAAGTATTTGGTGACCTGTCATGTCTTGACACTAATGgtcaatgaaattaaaaagaaaactcagtgtTCAGAGTTATGGTCTCAAAGAGATAACATATCTTCAACTCTTTTGGATGCAAAAATGGTTCTTTATACTTCAAGAGACAGAAAGTGGAATTCACAGATCCActccaaaaacagaacaaaaatcatGATGAGGGTAAAACTTGAAAAAATAGCTTTAGATGTTCTTTCATGATCAGTTTTTAACCTCTTGATTAGTTACACTGTGACTACAACACACTttaagaagggtttattttggctcacagtttgaggacaCACAGTTCACCATGGAAAGTGACAGCAGAGGAAACTGAGATGAATGATCCCATTACATTTGTAAAGGGAGACTGcacgttcatttcccagctgtgaagacccaaataatcacacagaaactatattaattataacactgtttggccaatagcttaggagTATTCCTAGCTAggttttacatcttaaattaacccatttctgttaatctgtgtatcatcaccaGGCTGTGGCctgctggtaaggttctggcatccttctccttcagcagctacatggtgcccctctgattcctcccactctctctatctctattcaGATctcctacctggctttactctgctaagccattggccaaaacagctttattcatcaaccagtaaaACCACACATATAGAAAAGGACATCCcatagtcaggaggcagagactcaaGTTCAGCCCACTTCCTCCTTCTAATTTaacccaggaccccagcccatagATGGTGTCACCAACGGTTAGATGGGAAGAACTCTCTTAATGTGGGTGGCACATTCCAGTGGCAGCACAGATATAAGCTTTCCTAAgggaaaaacatttttcttttggctATTTGCCTTGCAGTCTTGCTGGCAAAGCTCATTCACTCTGTTCATGAGTGTATCTACGCTACTACTGCGacttgttgttgctgctgctgctgctaccaaGGCTGCCACCATTCTTCCCTCATATCCAAATccagcttcttcctccttccaccatgggctAGTGATAGTGGCTCTGCAGCATCCCTCCAGGCCTGCAGTGATGATAGTGGCTCCGCAGCATCCCTCCAGGCCTGCAGTGATGATAGTGGCTCCGCAGCATCCCTCCAGGCCTGCAGTGATGATAGTGGCTCTGCAGCATCCCTCCAGGCCTGCAGTGGCAGATTGGAGTGCTGAGACTTCCAGCCTCATACAGTGAGCATCCACTGTGTCTCAGCCTTGTtgtcagaggctgctcatttgtttccgaCCACCCagacaacacagaaactgtactaattaaatcactccttggcctattagtttatacatattttaagctagctcttatatttttaaattaacccatttctatcattttatattttatcatgaagtttgtggcctacaggcaaggttccagctaaCAGCTCAcgcctttctcctctggtagctacatggcatctcactgacttctcccagcatttagtttagttttctcacctagctctattctaccctatcacagaccaaatagtttctttattcactaaccaataaaagcaatatatatacagaaggacctcccacaccaaagacTGCTAGCGTACCAGACTATGTCTTGTAAGCCAATCTACCCctctttaatatatatgtatatattcctccAATCATTTCTGTTCCGCTAGAGAACCCTGATGCATGCAACTATCTATGAGGTGGACTTGTCTATTTCTCCTCTGTGCTGAAGCCTGAACAAGTAGTTCAGAACTCCTAGTTCTCCGAGGAGTGCAGAGGATCACCCCTCGCCAGCCCTCCAAAGCATCTCCGCTTGCCACATCCCTGCACCTCCCCCTGCCTTCCTGAAGTGTGTGCTCCCCTTGAGCACCTGCCTGGCCTCTCACTCCATGCATGCTCAGCAGCAACAGGCAGGTCTACATAGGGCTGATCAGGCCTAGGGTCATCCTGGTGGCCAGAAAGTGCTGGCCCAGCCTGAGAATACTCATCGACATCCCTGCTGCCGGTGCTGCCCTGGTAAGCCAGACCAATGGGGTTACACACCACACTGGCTGAATTAGCTCTGgcctggcagaggcaggtgcaccAATGTTTAACCAGATGCGGGGAAGCTGATGTCAGTTTAGCCTAGAGGCCTACCATCCAGGTTTTCTGTGGTCCTCTATTTCCTGGGCTTggcacagtggtgtgtgtgtgaggagggagACTGAGCTATTGGGAGAGGGAGGGTGTGTGCCAAAAGAATCTACTTCTTTCTCTGGCTCTGTGGCCTTGGTTGAGTCCTTCCCACGGCTGATTTTGTCTCTCTTTGACAAAGAAGAATGGTCTGGGTGGTCCTTTTGATTCCACCAGAAGAGACTGGCAAAAGCAAGGGATCCTCAGACTCCAGAACCCCCTAGTTAGAATGTCCTGGCATGGGACTTCCCCACtccatggggtggggtgggtaaaTCTTTAACTTGCTAGCAGGCTAGAGTCTTTCTGGATGACTGGTTgtgggggattgggaggaggaTGTAAGGTGTGTGTGGAGAGTCCTGCTGTTGAAAAGGAGGGGATACAGGAAAAGAATCGTGTACAGAACAGGACATGGAGGAACGTGGGTCTCCTGATGGGTAAGCATATTCACGTGAGGTTTCGGAGCCCTTGAGGCTCGCCCAGAGGACAGAATGGAAGCACAGGGATGGCAACTCTTTTTGTGGCCACAGAGACCCAGCGCGGAGCCTGGAGCAGGGCCCAGAAGGACCGGAAACCCCCATTCAAGTGGTGCTCAGGTAAGGATGGATGGGCTAGGTAGCACTGGGCCAGGAAGGGACCAAAAGCACTAGCCGGATGGACCATCTGGTCTCTCCTGGATACTAGGGTGCGTCCCATGAGCACAGCAGAGTTGCACAGAGGGGACCAGAGTGCTCTACACTGTTCAGGGACCCGGACTCTGCAGGTGAGAAACCTTCCCCAACCTCTGCAAAGGAACCTGTGCAGGGGACCCTGGTGCCCAAATGGAGCAACATTGTCTTAGGATCCTTCTTTCCACAGATTGCCCCTCCTCTACGGAGTGCCCCGCCTTCCTTTTAATTGTCCCGCCTCCCCAGGGTGCCCTCTCCCACCCCAGAATGCCCTACTCCTCCTAGATACCCAGCTAATTTCAGAGTGTCCGCCTCTTCAAATGCCCCATCCCTACACAGTGCCTCACTCATCCCAGAGGGTCTGTCCCCTCCAAGGTGTCGCATCTACTCTAAAGACCCTTCCTTCCGAGTGCCCCGCCCTCCCGGGTGCCTGGCCCTGCACAGTGCCCGCCCGTATGCCATCCCCATTCCAGGTGAGCCCCCCAGGTGGGGGCCCCGACATGGCATTCCGCTTCGGTGCGGTACTGGATGGGGCGTGCACGCAGGAGGATGTGTTCAGAGCATGCGGGGTGAAGCGCCTGGGCGAGCTGGCGCTGCATGGGTGAGTGAGGCATGGGCTGCACCAGGAATGGGTCTCCGCACCTCGCCATCTCCGCCTCCCGTGGCCAGCCACGCCCTTGTCACCCGCAGTTTCTCCTGCACGGTCTTCACTTTTGGCCAGACAGGATCGGGCAAGACTTACACTCTGACAGGACCCCCTCCGCAGGTGAGTAACTGGTTTGAGCTCCGTTCACCCACTACCGTCGGCTTGTGGGCGGGACTACTGGGCGGAAGAGGGCGTGGTCAAATGAATTCCGCCCTATTGGTTTATTTACTTGGTGTCTGAGGAAGGGAAGGCGCCCAGGGTCTTGCAGAGTTTGGAACTTTCAGTTAATTTGTCTGTGGAGTGGCACTGATGAACTATTGACTGAGATTCTAATGacattgtgtgtggggggggcgtcGTATCGCTTCTAGCAGTGCACTGCTAAGAGGATGGCCTTACTATGCTGCGGCAGCTCCTGCTGTTTTTGCCCCCAGGGGGAAGGGGTGCCCGTGCCCCCCAGCCTGACTGGCATTATGCAGAGGACCTTTGCCTGGCTCTTAGATCGTGTACATCACCTGGGTTTCCCTGTCACCCTCCGAGCTTCCTATCTGGAGATCTACAATGAGCAGGTAGGCGAATGATAGAAGAAGGTCATATATTCCAAGGACCAAGGATGCTAAGacgcagaaggggaggagggaccATTGTCAAAGGGCTGTGAGTGTCCagagcctgcttcttcctcctctcccaggtTCGGGACTTGCTGAGCCTGGGGTCTCCGCGGCCTCTGCCTGTTAGGTGGAGCAAGGCTCGAGGCTTCTATGTGGAGCAGCTTCGGGTGGTGGAGTTTGGCAGTCTGGAAGCCCTGATGGAGCTCCTGCAGATGGGTAGGCTGCTTCACGGAAACTTTGTGAGCAAGGATTCTTTAACTCCCTCTGAGGCGCCCTGGGGATCTGGGCTGCTGGAATTGGGACTTAATAAAAAACACTTGTGGCAGAGAAGGGCCAATCAAGCAGCAATTCCAAGATGTGGCAAAGGTGTCCACATTCTGGTTGCCTTGCCTCCAGATTGCCTGCCCATGCCTCTTGTTCAGTCCTCTTGATTCATGCCTTCCACTCCTGCAGAGCCTAAGGCAACGGGCCAGGACCCTTAGCCTAGCTTACCTATAAGATCCTACAGTTCCAGCCTTAGTTTCTCGTCTGAGCATTTACTGAGAACCCTTTTCTGGCAGACCTGGGGACTCAAACACTGGCCCTGGCCCTGCAATTCTACTTTCTGCTGAGCTCTGTTTGATTGCTTCCTTTCCACACAGCAGGAGAGGTGCTTCTCAGCATTCTGCTCTCTTCTTCCATACTCCTTCACCTGTTCGCACTCCCTCCCTAAGCCGGTCCTTTGTGCCTCTGTCTGAGAACCTCTCTGACATCCCGCTCCTGGGGGATGGATGGCCCATTCTTAGCTGGTACAGCTCCTGATGTCCCCTTCCCCAGGTCTCAGCCGCCGTCAGAGCTCCTCACATACCCTGAACCAGGCCTCCAGCAGAAGCCATGCTCTGCTCACGCTCTATGTCAGCCGCCCAACTGTGAGTGCCCAGCCTGGGAGAGGGCTGGGGAAAGGCTACCAGCAAAGATCTGTCTTTGCATATATAAACCAACTTGGATTTTCTGggtgtatggggggggggcgaAATTTGACCTTAAGACCTTGTGACTTTTGATGAAGACAATCTTCTCCAAATTCTCATCAAGCCCTGCTCCACCAGCCTCAGCAGGTACCCCCCGTGGACCCTGGAAAACCTCCTGTTGGGGGCAAGCTGTGCTTCGTAGACCTGGCAGGCAGTGAGAAGGTGGCAGCGACAGGCTCCCGAGGGCAGCTGATGCTTGAGGCCAATAGTATTAACCGCAGTCTGTTGGCACTGGGTAAGAACTGGGGCCTGCAGACCTGACTCCTGGGTCCCTTCTCTGCTCTGGATCCATTGCTGTACTAGGGAGACCATGGGTCTTGTAGTTACAGATGAGGGCTGGTGTTCAGGTATCAGGTCTGAGGCTAACTTTCCCCCTCTGGTTATCATTCTGAGGTCAGCAACATTACACATATACAATTGGAAGGCAAACACAGTAAGGAGAAAGGAATGGGTCTGTGTACCCAACTGCATGGCTGGTCCCCAATCCCTAGGGAACTGGCCTCAATACTTGCCTGTGGTGTGGGAGCTGCTGATGTCCCTTTTCAGTTAGTTATTTGTTAGAGGTCTCTTGAGTCTCTGTTGAATGTTGGACATTAGGTGGGCACCACATCCGTACCTCCAGAGAACTCAGTCTGCTGCTGGACACCAACGTGAAAAGTGACGAGTTGAGACTCTAGTTTCACTGGTCTGGCTGAGCTTCCTGCTTTGTAGCAGTCCAGCCAGACAACTTTGGGCACACAGTGCAATTTCTCTGGGTCTCCCTCTTCCCACCAGGCCACTGCATCTCCCTGCTGTTGGACccacagaggaagcagagccACATTCCCTTCCGAGATAGCAAGCTCACCAAGTTGCTGGCAGACTCACTTGGGGGCCGTGGGGTCACCCTCATGGTATCTGATGGACAGGGGAGCTGGTAGAGGGGTTGGGCCCTGAGGAAGGGTTTCTTCCATAGACGCACTCAGGGGAGGTCCTCTCTAGGTTGCCTGCGTGTCTCCGTCAGCCCAGTGCCTTCCTGAGACTCTCAGCACCCTGCGATATGCAAGTCGAGCTCAGAGGGTCACCACCCGGCCACAGGGTCCCAAGGTGGGTGGGCAATAGCCAGAGCCTGAGTCATCATCCTGGTTGAAGTCTAGGACTGGATCAGAGTTGGAATTTGGGTGGGAATCCTGGGAATGATGTCATGATTGATGTCAGGGTCATAGTCAAGGGTCTGTGTCACAGAGTCTGGGCAAACCTAGGGCTAAAGACTAAGTTGGGTTGTCATCAGGATACATCCAGGATTTGATCTGGTTAGGTCTAATATGGGGTCTGATATGTGGTTAATTTGGGGAATCAAAATCTAAGCTAAGACTGGGCTAGAACTGAGTTTGGGCGTGGAATCAAGTCTGGTTCTGAGTCCCTTCAGGATGGCCCAGTGAGGACAAGGTGCAACCTGGGCCAGTACACAGAGCTGGCAAGTGAAGCAGGGGCTGGAGTTTGGGCTCCACAAATACCCCCAGGAAGCTCTTGTGCAGTGTACCAGCCTGTATCGTCATAAACAGTGACCCTGGGTTTCTTCCTTGGCAGTCCCCTGGAGCAAAACCCCCCCAGCAAGGAGCGGCTGAGCTTCTGCATCTCCAAGAGGAGAATCATCACTTACAGTCCCAGCTGGATCAAATGCGGACTAAGGGTATGAGCCCCCTGGGGGCCGGGAGGGGTGTGGGTAGCAGCACAGCAATGCCCTGCTTCTCCACAGCACCAGGGATCCATGGGGCCCGGGTGGCCTGGGCCCAGAGGAACCTCTATGGCATGCTGCAGGAGTTCATGCTGGAGAATGAGAGGCTTAGGTAAAGCAAGACAGGGCCAACCTTATCCCTACCCCGTTTTGTTCATCTACTTTGGCCAAGATACTACCTACTCATCcctgtttctctgctccccttggTGGTGCTGGTCCTGCCTCCATCACCTGGGCCGACCCCTGACAGGAAGGAGATGAGACAGCTGCGGAGCAGTCGGGACCTGGCCTGGGCAGAGCAGCGTGTCCTGGCCCAGCAGGTCCATGAACTGGAGAGGTGAGTTAGCCATATGGAAGGCCGGGGGCGTGGAAACTGGCAGAGGGGACTTATGAAGTCAGTGTCAGGCTTCTGATTCTGAGCATTGCCTTGGCTTCTGCCTCTGTCACCCCCTGGCTGCCTGTGCCACCCTCAGCTAATCATTGGACCGTGAATTTACTGGGCCCCTCTTCTGGGAGGTGGGGTCTTGGCTTGGCCGCCTCATGGAGTTGTTTACGAATGAGCAGGTGAAGTCATACAGAGGTGTCAAGGTTGAGAATTGAGGCTCAGACCCCACTTTTCTTCCCAGGCACCTCCATTCTGCACCTGCCCTTCCCCAGCAGGGCTCTGCCCCCATGTGCCCCTGCTCCATGTGTCCAGCTGCCTCCTGCCGTGTGAGTCCCCGCTCACCCAGGGTTGTGGAGGACAAGATGGGATGTCATAGTCATATCAGCCCTCTTGCAGGCACGGCCACCCTTCTGCCCCTGCTTTCACCTCTGTCCTCTGTGCCGAGTATCCCTGGCCCACTGGGCCTGCCCACGGAGGGAGTGCCTTGTGCCACAGGTAGGAAAGACCAGGGTGAGCCTGGAGAACTGGAGATACTGGTGATTCCAGGGCTCTTGTCTGGGACGTGGGGGTGAAGTCTCCGTCTGGGTCTCTCTCTGCCCAGGGTGTGGAATGTCTGCTTGCCTGGCCTCGGGTCCTTCCTTCTTTAGAAGAGCACTGTCTCGCTCACCTACTGTTTCATTCACATATATTCATCTGTGTCTCCATTCCCTTCTTCACCCATTCACCCATGCCATCCGTGTCTCCATTCCCTTCTTCGCCCATTCACCCATGCCATCCGTGTCTCCATTCCCTTCTTCACCCATTCACCCATGCCATCCGTGTCTCCATTCACTTCTTCGCCCATTCACCCATGCCATCCGTGTCTCCATTCCCTTCTTCGCCCATTCACCCATGCCATCCGTGTCTCCATTCCCTTCTTCACCCATTCACCCATGCCATCCGTGTCTCCATTCACTTCTTCGCCCATTCACCCATGCCATCCGTGTCTCCATTCCCTTCTTCGCCCATTCACCCATGCCATCCGTGTCTCCATTCACTTCTTCGCCCATTCACCCATGCCATCCGTGTCTCCATTCCCTTCTTCGCCCATTCACCCATGCCATCCGTGTCTCCATTCACTTCTTCGCCCATTCACCCATGCCATCCGTGTCTCCATTCCCTTCTTCGCCCATTCACCCATGCCATCCGTGTCTCCATTCCCTTCTTCACCCATTCACCCATGCCTTCTGGACATCTCCCCGAGCCATCCTAAGCTTTGGGCCCACCTCTGTTTTGGTCTCTGCCTTCAAGGAGCTCCCAATACTGGAGACAGGCATTACAAGAACCACCTGTAGGCCACAGACTTCTCACACTGGCCTCTGTTCTTGGTATCCTGTGCTGCCGGCATAGCTGAGGTCAGCACTGGGGAAACGGTACCCAGACGTGAACGCCTGAGCTCACCCAGTACGGGCTTTGGTCTTTTCAGCAGGAGCTAGGGCCTGAGGCCCCAGGTTACATATCTCTTTCTGCACGGCCGCCACCCTCAGCACCTCCACCAAGCCCCGGCTCTTCCAAGCCCCCACGAGAGAGGTGGGTCAAACCTGGGGTActggagtgggagagagaggccTGGAGACACTAGGTTCATTCTTCCTCCACATCCACCCAGGAGCCATAGTGACTGGACACAGACACAAGTCCTGGCAGAGATGCTGATAGGGGAGGAGGTGGTACCCTCTGCACCACCCATGCCCACTGGGTCCTCGAACATGTCACCCATGATAAGAGGTAAAAAAGTGGGGGTTGAGCACTTTATGGGCCATGGGCTTCCCATCTTGAACCAGGAAACGATGAGAAGTGATTTTGAAGGCCTTCCTGGTCCCAGCCTTTGAGTCTCCTGGCAGGGTCCTCTTTCTTAGTCATGACCTCTGCTGGAGCCTGGGACTTGGAGAGAGTGTTTGAGGCTTCCACAGAAGAACATGGCTCTCAGTAGCTTGGCAGGTGACTGGGGCACACAGGATTTGAGTTTCATTGCTCCTTAGGAGAATCTGGGATCCCGAACCTGACTCAGAAGCTGGACACTGTCACACACCAGATTAGCAACTCCCTGAACCTCGGccagagtcagtcacagcccaGCGACAGCATGCAGGGCCCTAGCCAGGGCCTCTCTCCTCCTTGAAGACTGCCAGACTGGCTCTGCCCACCAGGCctgcatctctgtgtctgtgaagGGGAAAGACATGTTTCTGGGTAGAGCTGGGGAATTCATAGTTAGTAAGACCCCTCCCCCTGACCAGACCTTGAACCTGAGACTGGGTTCAGAAGACACTGGCAGTGGGTATGGGCATCTCAATAAAGCAAGAAATCAGCTGAAATCTAGTTGGTCTTGTGCTCTGGGTGGCCATCTAGGGGGTGTCACTTCCATGAGGACTGGAAGAGGCTGTAGGGCtgacagcaaaacccaaagactTCAGGGTGCTATAACCACATCCAGAGTTTGGGCATAGGGGAGCTACGGAAGGCTGTCGAGAAGTCTTAGGTGTGTGTCTTGGTCATATTGACCTCATGGAAAGGAAAGCAGCACCTTGGCAGAGattggcagagagaggaatagcaCCTTGGTTTGTGGTACCTAATTGGGGCATCCAGTAGGGACTCCTCTGAGAGCTGAGCTATGGGACTAGCCAGGACTCCAAGCAGGCAAGCCTCAGCCATAGGCCTGTGAGAGCCTTGGGGAAATAGCCGGCCTAGCCAGTTAGGATCATCTGGGAGCCTGGGCCTGTTGGAGGGCTGCTGGACTGTCCTGGAGACCTCCTATCTCTGAATAACGTGGCCCAACTGTGGACACAAGGACCAGTTCTCCACCATGCTCCCCAATACAAGACCAGGAAGACCCCAGGTTTGCTCGCCCAGCATTCTCTAAAGCATGCTTCCTTCAGGAACAGGGGCAAAATGATAAGGCCCTTCTGAATGTGGTGTGTCTTAGGCTTTTCTGAGTCTCCCCGACTCCTGAGTCTGAATAGAGAAGGTTCTGGAAGCTGGG
Protein-coding regions in this window:
- the Kif12 gene encoding kinesin-like protein KIF12 isoform X1; its protein translation is MEERGSPDGDPARSLEQGPEGPETPIQVVLRVRPMSTAELHRGDQSALHCSGTRTLQVSPPGGGPDMAFRFGAVLDGACTQEDVFRACGVKRLGELALHGFSCTVFTFGQTGSGKTYTLTGPPPQGEGVPVPPSLTGIMQRTFAWLLDRVHHLGFPVTLRASYLEIYNEQVRDLLSLGSPRPLPVRWSKARGFYVEQLRVVEFGSLEALMELLQMGLSRRQSSSHTLNQASSRSHALLTLYVSRPTPQQVPPVDPGKPPVGGKLCFVDLAGSEKVAATGSRGQLMLEANSINRSLLALGHCISLLLDPQRKQSHIPFRDSKLTKLLADSLGGRGVTLMVACVSPSAQCLPETLSTLRYASRAQRVTTRPQGPKSPGAKPPQQGAAELLHLQEENHHLQSQLDQMRTKAPGIHGARVAWAQRNLYGMLQEFMLENERLRKEMRQLRSSRDLAWAEQRVLAQQVHELERHLHSAPALPQQGSAPMCPCSMCPAASCRARPPFCPCFHLCPLCRVSLAHWACPRRECLVPQQELGPEAPGYISLSARPPPSAPPPSPGSSKPPRERSHSDWTQTQVLAEMLIGEEVVPSAPPMPTGSSNMSPMIRGESGIPNLTQKLDTVTHQISNSLNLGQSQSQPSDSMQGPSQGLSPP
- the Kif12 gene encoding kinesin-like protein KIF12 isoform X2 — translated: MEERGSPDGDPARSLEQGPEGPETPIQVVLRVRPMSTAELHRGDQSALHCSGTRTLQVSPPGGGPDMAFRFGAVLDGACTQEDVFRACGVKRLGELALHGFSCTVFTFGQTGSGKTYTLTGPPPQGEGVPVPPSLTGIMQRTFAWLLDRVHHLGFPVTLRASYLEIYNEQVRDLLSLGSPRPLPVRWSKARGFYVEQLRVVEFGSLEALMELLQMGLSRRQSSSHTLNQASSRSHALLTLYVSRPTPQQVPPVDPGKPPVGGKLCFVDLAGSEKVAATGSRGQLMLEANSINRSLLALGHCISLLLDPQRKQSHIPFRDSKLTKLLADSLGGRGVTLMVACVSPSAQCLPETLSTLRYASRAQRVTTRPQGPKSPGAKPPQQGAAELLHLQEENHHLQSQLDQMRTKAPGIHGARVAWAQRNLYGMLQEFMLENERLRKEMRQLRSSRDLAWAEQRVLAQQVHELERHLHSAPALPQQGSAPMCPCSMCPAASCRARPPFCPCFHLCPLCRVSLAHWACPRRECLVPQELGPEAPGYISLSARPPPSAPPPSPGSSKPPRERSHSDWTQTQVLAEMLIGEEVVPSAPPMPTGSSNMSPMIRGESGIPNLTQKLDTVTHQISNSLNLGQSQSQPSDSMQGPSQGLSPP